The segment CAGGAGCCAGTGCAGATATGGGTGTGTCCCCATGATATTAAGGGGCCCCTATAGGTTGTGGCATGTAAGTTAAAATGGCAGGCATCCAAAACGGCTGCTCAAAATTAACCAATGAGGAACCCCGATTATACTTGGCTTTACCTTCCTTATAAGCACTAGGTGGTATTCACACTGGTCAGTTACAGCAATGGTTCTCAAGCCTCTCCATGCCACCAGCCAACTGGGTTTTAGGAATAACCACTGCACTTGTGAACATAAGTGAATGCATCCATCGTGCAAATAAATACAATATCAgccagtttaaaaataaaaagcgCACACAAAGCTGGGGCTCAGAGTGAATGCTATGGAAGTTCAGGTGCTGGCAAAATGAAATAGAAGTCTTGATTAAACACTGTAGACATAGTGTCTGTAGACATCTTCCTTGTAAGATATTAAAGGACCGGGCCAAATAGCTGCTCACAAAACAAGCTATAACTAAAGCATTCCTTCTAGTCTCCTTACCTGTAATTAATAATTGCTCTAGCTGCAGATTCTAGTAAAGTTAATGGTATTTTGAGCTGTATGCTGGGAACCAGAGGATTGGCTTGTTCGAACGGATTCCCAAAGAGATCCAAGTTTTCAAGGAACAACCTTTTAAAgctgtgggggagagaaggaagctTGTTTCTGGCGGCCGATAGGAAACGCAGTTTGCTCAGTTGGCCCATCTTGAACGGCAGTTGCACGAGCTCGTTGTCATCAAGCTTCAGATGAATGAGCTCTTTGAACTGGCAGAACTGGATGGGAAGGGCCTTGATTCTGTTCTGGCTCAAGTCCAATGACTGAAGAGTCTTTTGCAACGTGGAGTTACATAGTGCCACCTGAAAGGACTCCAGGTGATTGTTGTGCAGGTTCAGCTCCTGGAGACACACAAGATCACCGATGGTCACAGGCAGCCTTTTGATATGGTTGTGGCTGAGGTCCAGTTTTCTGAGTTTCTTTAAGCACAGCATTCGCATGTCGATCCGGGCGAGTTTGCAGTATGAAGCCTGCAGGTGCTCCAGGGAATAGGGAAAGTTCTTGGTGATAGGGTAGTCTTTTTTGGAGGTGATCATCATCTTGGTTCTAGGTTTTTCTATTTCAGAGGACTTGGCTGGAGTCAGACTGGACAGTGATATGGTGCCCACATCAGTGCCTCTGTTTGCTAGCCTCACTGTAGAAATGAAATTCTTTAAATTGCTGACATCGGCCTAAAATagtgaaaacaaaaatactgaTTAAGTTCATcttctaaggagagagagagagagagagagaagaagagagagagaagaagagagagagaagaagagagaggagagagagaaggagagtgtgtgtatatggatgcaTGTACATAATTTCAGAGGTTTAAATATAAACCACCGCATGCAGTTGTGGTCTACTCATAAAACAACATGAGGCAATTTTATTTGAATGGGCCTTTAGGTGCCTTATGGTTTagcattgtttattaaatatggaccTTTATCTTTTCAGCCCCAAAAGATTTCCATACCAAAGATTTGAACCACAGCCCTTCAGATCACGGGGGACAGTACAGTTAAGACAACTAAACAGTTACGAGCCAAGGCACGTTCAGTGCAGACATAATTTGAAACAAAAACAGAGTCCCCATTCTGAAAATATGTACATGAATTCAACCACCTGGACACCACAAATATTTGCTGCATGGAGCATGTGTGTCAGACATCTAGTGTCACAGCATGAATCTTTGGTGCAGTAAAATGTTAGTTAAGGAGGTGTACATTTTGAAGGTCTCTAAAGCCCTTAAAGGGATGGCTTATAATGCAAGGGGCTGCAAGTCCAATCCCTATAACCATACCTTACTGAGACAGACATCCACAGCTGGCTCTTTAAGTCTTACGGTAGCTTTTCCCTCTTCTACAAACTTGGTGAAAAACTGCTCAACATTTTCCTGCAACTGTtttgaaatgaaaaaaagaaagTCTAATTAATGAAATAAAGATAACAGTGTACAAGTAAACAGCTGTGAAGATTGAATATTCAACACAATTCAAATCCAGTTTTACAGTGTCAAAAAGgtacattaaataaaatataaattataaaTGCATCCACTGGTGTAATTAGTTACCAAATTTTCACAAGTTGTTCCCCAAGTCTTAGTAAAAACAATTCCACGGCTACCCAGCCAGGGGCGGTCATGAGAACAACCTAGAATGTGACCAAACATGTTGGATTCTTTACGTAAACGATACTGATTTAAATCAGAAATGCCTACCTACTTTcttcccatgatcttccccacagaactttgcatctctggttcacttctgctgcactgacagccatttagtgaaccccgagtcGAATCTTCgacgatcgatcagcaacttagccaattacttattgtgtggattgtattgatgcacatattaaaggggagggggagaaacagggcagcttggactgctgcttgaTTACCCAATGCATCAGACTTTACATTTTACATTGTCAGCACCCTTCTCTTCCACATGTTGTTCAACATcatttccccacatgctcccAATGTATTATTCTAGGAAAACCTGCAAAGATATCAGTGCTGTTCATTCTGCTCTGAAGTGTTGGATGGAAATGAGATTTTGTAGTTTCACTTTAATCCCCCACTATAAATGTACATTGTTTGGTAGATATATCGTATTGAACATTCATAGTATTTGTGCACAAAGTTCACGTTAACGTCAGCACGACAGGCTACACTTTTAGCCACGGCTTATGATCAGattgaaatctgtctcagcgtctcccctgctgaaatccctctcctggcttccgattaaatcgcgtatctcacactcaattctactgctcacttttaaagctttacattcttctgcccctcattacatctcagccctaatttctcgctatgcaccatcacgactcttgcgttcttctcaaggatgtcttctttctaccccctttgtatctaaagctctctcccgccttaaacctttctcactttctgccccacacctctggaatgctcttcccctcaatacccgactagccccctcgctatccacctttaagacccaccttaagacacatctgcttaaagaagcatatgagtagcactggataatcatggacacatgacacaaagcttggcctcctgcagacgcacttactagtattccctcctactgtctctgtacgttctccctacctaccaattagattgtaagctcctcggagcaaggactccttccttaatgttacttttacagtatgtctgaagcacttattcccatgatgtgttatttatatttgttgttatttatatgacatgtattactactgtgaagcgctatgtacattttatggcgctatacaaataaagacatacatacatacatacatacatacatacatgtagacaAAAGGATCATATTACACAAAAAGGTCCTGAAACACAAGCTCAACCCGATTTCTCTGTCACAAACCCATTATAGTAACAACTTTTAAGGATTTACCTTTTTAGGATTCTAAGCGCAGCAGTGTTAAGATCAAGAAACAATATTGATACACAGAAATCACATTCAGATAAACATACTTTAAGTTTGCAACTTCACTAGCAGCAGATTCATCATACCAATTAAAATAAGCAGGAACACTGTTTGGTAGTTAACATTGAAGAAGCAAATTAACTCAGGAGGCCTAATGCTGTGACAGCGTCTGATGCAGCCAAGCCCGTCAAATGAGCAGTTCGGCTTCGTTTTTAAAActtcaaataaaaataccacttgttggCACATTAGCATGTCTGAGgaaggtctacaaccctgcctttccccattatctccaagGCCTCAGCCAGGTAGGGAACGGGcacgctggcgctcgtgcgctgctcggccgggcgattcgtggccggctaggtgcgcgcctGTGGCCGCGCtcatgtcacggagctggttcgccctcattgggcgaaccgctcacgtgacgcgctcgcgagcagcaaattcaaatgtgcttgcttggcaagcagctaagctccggagcaggcgcgcccgcccgctcacgctggccacacacattgtcacaatgtgtttcatcgtggcGAGCGTTAGCGCGCCCGCCcagcaccaccctggacaaggccttagcatacagtgcttccactgcagccatggattctgggtaatggcatgcaaatgagcacatagcaTCACCTTTAGCTTCTTACCCATTTTGACATGTACCCCTATAAGATTATGCCTGTCATATTCCACGttatcagcacagcctgggttaataaaatgcacagccagtaaccctactcacagacagctgtttcgacctttttaaagcagcagtccaagctgccatttttttatgttttcctctttaatatgtgcatcaatacaatccacacaataagtaatcagctaagttgacgatcgatccgttctcctgtttTCGATCGGAGaacattcggctcgggggttcactaaatggctgtcagtgcagcagaagaggaccaatgatgcaaagttctgtggggaagattgtggccaggcagtcactagatacaattggtgcactgctagagagggcatggctcaaaaaggggtgtgccagagcctgttttggaaggggatgtgactttgtaaatggttgcaataaaaacaaaaatgctgGTTAAATTATAATACATAAATTTAATTCaccgtgatttttttttaaaaatgctacaagtattctcATAGCACCGagacgatttaaaaaaaaaaaaaaaacaacacatgtaggatattgcttggtctgcagctttatacACGGTTTCATCTAGTTTATATTTGTTTAAAGGGAGGGAAAAGAACAGATGCActtattgaaaaaaataaaatggacaaGCCACACAATACTCAGGTGGTCACACTGTGGCAGGAGGAGAAGCCTCGTACCAACCTGTTCTACCTTATGTGAGCAAATTGCTTGTAGTATGAATATATTATACCATTACTTGTGATGCTGAAAAACctaacattttaataaacaatgtGAGAGAAACAAGTTTGGGCCCAGGATTTTCAGGAGTTTGGACAGAAGCTTCTATACAGTTACCCGTAGCCTCCAGGCTCAGGACATACACATGTAAGATCTGCTCTGCCAAATGGGGTCTTATTGGTAGTGACGCTATGACACATTTCTAAGAAAACACTGCTATTATTGCAGGTGTGTGATCTCATTTTCCAGCTGCATTGAGCGGGAGGTAGCAGAGCCCTAAGGTGACAAAGTAATCACAATACAAAAAAAGTTTACCCAACCTTTAACAGTACAAAGGAGCCTGCTTTGAGATGTATTacaggccccttaggtagggattCAAAAACAAAACGTGGGCAGCTCATCTCCCGGAGCTTTACAAAACTACAtctgcagggcagggacttgtgcgcCTACTACAGAACACCATTATAGCCCACTCCTCCAATGCTGCAATGGAATAATCCTGCTCTCCATGCAGGATGGATAGGGGAGGCCCCATACCTGGTATTTTTGCGGAGGCGGAGccgccgctccctcctcccccccccccccccggcagactGCTAGGAAGCCCCCCTAACCCGGTGCTCAGTTTGCTCACGGCTCCCTTGCCTTGTATCTGGAGCCAGCCTTATCCTTCAGGGTGCAGATCATCAGGTAGATGGCGGCCCCTTTCCCGGCCTGCTTGTCCTGCTGCCTGCCAATGGACAGGACGGCCCTGCTGCCTTTCCCCCGGCTCCTCATGCCGAAGGTGGGCAGCATCCTGCTGATCACCTCCACCTCGCACGGCAGCTTCATGGCTACCCGTCCCCGGAGAGCCCAACACAGCtcctctccagtcctcccaggtCATTAAGGCGACACAACCCGGCCAGAACGGCTCCGCGCCGCGCTATCCCGTATACCTATTCAAATCGCGCCCGCCCACCAAACCGCTTCCCGCCGGATCTGGCAGGACCCTCTGACGTCACGGCTGAGGTGCCTTCTTCACGCCTGTCAGTTTTGCAGTTTAGGCCGCAGAGGGTTTAGTTAGTGACGTCACTTGGGATTTCTGATTTTATTGGCTACATACAGGGTGGCCACCTTTGCAATTaaattaaaacattttaatttattttatttatatattgacatctcttaccttctccggcagcatgatggcatctcctcctgcaaggTCCCGTCCACATGGCTCCGCGAcatcaaatggcgctgcgttgccagtTGCTATGCCTtcggcctcgttcagggtgcaggcttcggagggagggcgtgctgccgtgcgtgctgccgtgcgacacaaagtattcaaattgaatactggttgtcagggtagcagctgccctgtctccgaagcccggagttgacgctggctacagtttcaataaacaaaaaaatcgttttttgaagctgcagcagcgtcactgggacctcggcagccaatgaaatcattctttagaatgatttcatgactgcaacttggattcctaacctcacgtctgtagccccgccccctcaactcctgaaacagtctgctggggatgaacacacatcgcccagcagactgccgcccgccctccctccaactcctgtctctggcaccctgaacgaggccttatggtGCCGGGGCGTCACGTGacttcccgttgtcatggcaatgtggcgccTTGCGGCGACGTCATGTAATGTCCCataggtgtccggtattacctccaattttataccatcggaattaccggcctgtccgggtgaaaaccggaaacctggcaaccctacctgcaGGGGGAGATTGCGCCTCCTGGAGATGTcacaggtaaacccgtagcccgtaggctgcgcttatagtgccggcgacgcaacgttgcgtcaaaacaaatgcattgccaccgtcgcgtgcgcttatagtaagcgagaCGCGACGGCTTGCTCGCAATCGctagaagtcatctcaatttgat is part of the Ascaphus truei isolate aAscTru1 chromosome 9, aAscTru1.hap1, whole genome shotgun sequence genome and harbors:
- the LRR1 gene encoding leucine-rich repeat protein 1 — its product is MKLPCEVEVISRMLPTFGMRSRGKGSRAVLSIGRQQDKQAGKGAAIYLMICTLKDKAGSRYKLQENVEQFFTKFVEEGKATVRLKEPAVDVCLSKADVSNLKNFISTVRLANRGTDVGTISLSSLTPAKSSEIEKPRTKMMITSKKDYPITKNFPYSLEHLQASYCKLARIDMRMLCLKKLRKLDLSHNHIKRLPVTIGDLVCLQELNLHNNHLESFQVALCNSTLQKTLQSLDLSQNRIKALPIQFCQFKELIHLKLDDNELVQLPFKMGQLSKLRFLSAARNKLPSLPHSFKRLFLENLDLFGNPFEQANPLVPSIQLKIPLTLLESAARAIINYRIPHGPHLIPAHLCQDLAVTKTCECGLSCLSSFIQTTVTMNLHQVSHTVVLVDNMGGTEAPIICYFCSLTCYSQFLDKYLQSIR